In one Musa acuminata AAA Group cultivar baxijiao chromosome BXJ2-5, Cavendish_Baxijiao_AAA, whole genome shotgun sequence genomic region, the following are encoded:
- the LOC103984852 gene encoding uncharacterized protein LOC103984852 isoform X6 codes for MEGGGSLGALSLAHLRLDSLAETGLLLGIQSEENNWIEEFSPRNNVVEFDPSASQTCSISGHDSIWFNAPLSESAQMLVKSVGDDTTVSPQVMNTEADTHAVEDSAKCGPECITDIDSSFLTNKFQRSILVSNEHIIKAEQHVITPQTPSEEKSEVGFDEILLDKKIDSAGKVVATQCTTSEELTSSSGNVSKACLVAGEPLEVVQNEEPLDNASTRNSSLDDRGCAVNKEIEVSSKFLSCNTHHGPSGLSTNNADIVTGKLDDPLFAEKNVEECYEGDISERSESLQSETKQNETNYNLYGDCKVTDQHFQGHPLNYHVCDVKASSESVSPTDSLILPNEGSSKTVFFKNSDALLEDIAHQVKVSNKDLSTGDKSSTCTKEAHSSSVEGDGTENVGELCDVAEGRTDFSHCVHEYISKDDSRNPDSQSTEESKMISFEEGNLATSRTVIDDNCSELRNYSDMAVKVEFSSLMKTETRMTGVDGDNECRVDPSNLNDTDSIQTENSTEGECLKTISEEPTGKSDASENAIHKESCAALSDDAENELCCRNPNKLAPASDTSPSVAELNKDNVVHSAEKENTVLLIDTSGTAFKECSTIIKNAEFCSFDIQRNGTVMESDKNSIMDQAGVSDLTSGGMKLLSPVDSTILQQSHSEVEAMVEQMETTASSTVASCCNEKGVCLSSLSVIGCNTDTQISRQPIAVPGSDTNDPSVKNFSDGLGITNSDELCVASSAGMSSLVAQQSTEGKDANLTATNNCDKLRSTETEENNLLRFTLSESNPEARLVDHDGGNLSSSEPNCGSPTVISCNEHTLEETGLIESNRSSQDPGAPASTKDSSRSKCTVQDSQVSETLKDDGNFTFVVQPDANLSQKDSTKDLTPFSNMQSFKLPQMSEEISQGCPGQSIKESTSTISKMTLEDKRKQVSAFATRKIGISKGDAKEKSEEKQGKGRKKAPYDTSSVPDRSTRSKTHMEDIQHRLFVETNTTKSSCSPSVQASNLPDLNTSVPSALFLQPFTDLQQVQLRAQIFVYGSLIQGVLPDQACMVPAFGGTVDGGRSLWEQVWHSAAQRLYNHKSPNSSGTHLHCHSEQGISCTPFQSKVLNSPASWRDSKVPNSSTQSSNVSLQSAFHSHAGGTHLDSSQSLSPLHPYQTSQIRQYLTNFTPWLSQSSHPASWFFSPQSLPIDSSSYNSPIPVAETVQVTTVRDSSIPHTSNMQLTSSGSLLPNQGANSVSAALIVPSETESREATPAITKNSSVSEKSRKRKKVSASEGPVPKISVSQPQGVSASSPFINLPNSAELSLYSNSSSTVTSAGHVSAASYPITMPYYQILGSSHTQQRGIVIKEACNQIEQSKLQAENASAYAASAVRHSQVIWEQMAIQRKSCLALEVEQKLASAAVAATAAASVAKAAAEVAKVASEAAVQAKLMADETLNSLNTGTTQISEICLDIRKNLLTSTPVLIPKSQDKIHGSCSIISTAREATRKRAEAASATIKRAENLEAILKCAEMAAEAVSQAGTVITMGDPFPSSICDLVEAGPEGHWKLCCATIKKRIETNDVQVGENLPLDVAGDLEIITVQSTDHHGRQKISVMEEMTPNNKKMILENNYEGCNIENGSQTIPTFRAASEPMQGSNIQKGSLVEVVADEDGLRGAWFSAQVLDVKDGKAYVCYKDLLSDEGHEKLKEWIPLESKSDQRPRIRVAHPVIVTKSEGTRKRQREVAGNCTWAVGDRVDALLRDGWWEGIVTEKSRDDESKLTVHFPAGGDSSIVRSWNLRPSLIWKDGQWIEWSQAKERGDTPYGKHAKLGHFNSTNKSETGEEGMTTLSSNIRTDDSRKLEELRPLNLSAKDLTFSVGSNVGEDNNTDVFKVRRAGLQKDGSKVVFGVPKPGKKRKFMEVSKHYNTDKIEKTIEVSDSIKFAKYLMPQASHSWRNTSKVDVKGRGITNLNRRGPKSLRSQNVQSRSAMDKSVTAVAILNGGESSLGTSFSNEEIKNSVETGSFSHALKKVELAVIEPPLQFVPGVLSLEKKSSAEAEMGEKEKENDLPSVDKLSRSDIKGSEIPGKGSADVVEPRRSNRRIQPTSRLLEGLQSSLIVSKSPLDRGGKSLHRGVSASRAGQNHG; via the exons GCTCACCTAAGGCTTGATAGTTTAGCCGAAACAGGGCTTTTGCTTGGCATTCAAAGTGAAGAGAACAATTGGATTGAAGAGTTTTCACCAAGAAACAATGTTGTAGAATTTGACCCAAGTGCCTCTCAAACTTGCTCCATTTCTGGGCATGACAGTATCTGGTTCAATGCTCCATTATCTGAATCTGCACAGATGTTAGTGAAATCTGTTGGAGATGACACGACAGTAAGCCCACAAGTTATGAATACAGAGGCAGATACGCATGCAGTAGAAGATTCTGCCAAATGCGGGCCAGAGTGTATCACAGACATTGATTCAAGCTTTTTGACCAATAAATTCCAAAGGAGTATTTTGGTGTCAAATGAACACATAATTAAGGCTGAGCAACATGTAATTACTCCTCAAACCCCCAGTGAGGAAAAATCAGAAGTGGGCTTCGATGAGATTTTGTTAGATAAAAAAATTGACTCTGCTGGGAAGGTGGTTGCTACACAATGCACCACTAGTGaggaattaacttcatcatctggTAATGTATCTAAAGCATGTTTAGTTGCTGGTGAGCCTCTTGAGGTGGTTCAGAATGAGGAACCATTGGATAATGCATCCACCAGGAATAGTTCACTTGATGATCGTGGATGTGCTGTAAACAAGGAGATTGAAGTAAGTTCAAAATTTCTTTCTTGCAATACTCATCATGGTCCTTCTGGTTTGTCTACTAATAATGCTGATATTGTCACTGGGAAGCTGGATGATCCATTATTCGCTGAGAAAAACGTGGAAGAATGCTATGAAGGTGACATTAGTGAGAGATCAGAATCTTTGCAATCTGAAACGAAGCAGAATGaaacaaattataatttatatggtGATTGCAAAGTGACTGATCAACATTTTCAAGGCCATCCACTTAATTATCATGTTTGTGATGTGAAAGCTTCTTCTGAATCGGTTTCACCTACAGATTCTCTAATCCTTCCAAATGAAGGATCCAGTAAAACTGTGTTCTTTAAGAACTCTGATGCACTGCTCGAAGATATTGCTCACCAGGTAAAAGTTTCAAACAAAGACTTAAGTACAGGGGATAAAAGTTCAACCTGCACAAAGGAGGCACATTCCTCATCTGTGGAAGGAGATGGAACTGAAAATGTTGGTGAGCTATGTGATGTTGCAGAAGGGCGTACGGATTTTAGCCATTGTGtacatgaatatatatcaaaagatGATAGTCGCAACCCAGATTCTCAATCAACTGAAGAAAGTAAAATGATTAGTTTTGAAGAAGGAAATCTTGCTACATCCAGGACAGTTATTGATGACAACTGTAGTGAACTGAGAAATTATTCAGACATGGCAGTTAAGGTAGAGTTTTCAAGTCTGATGAAAACTGAAACAAGGATGACCGGAGTTGATGGTGATAATGAATGCAGAGTTGATCCTTCAAATTTGAATGACACCGACTCTATTCAAACAGAAAATAGCACTGAAGGTGAATGCTTAAAAACTATTTCTGAAGAACCCACTGGTAAGTCGGATGCTTCAGAAAATGCTATTCACAAAGAATCTTGTGCTGCTTTATCAGATGATGCAGAAAATGAGCTCTGTTGTCGGAATCCTAACAAGTTGGCTCCAGCATCTGACACAAGTCCTTCAGTTGCTGAACTGAACAAGGACAATGTAGTTCATTCAGCGGAAAAGGAGAACACAGTACTATTGATTGATACGAGTGGCACAGCTTTTAAGGAATGCTCTACTATAATTAAGAATGCAGAATTTTGCTCATTTGACATCCAAAGAAATGGTACAGTGATGGAATCAGACAAGAATTCCATCATGGACCAAGCAGGAG TTAGTGATCTTACCTCAGGAGGTATGAAGTTGCTGTCCCCTGTTGATTCAACAATTCTCCAGCAGTCACATTCTGAAGTTGAAGCGATGGTAGAACAGATGGAAACGACAGCGTCATCTACAGTTGCTTCATGTTGCAATGAGAAGGGTGTCTGCCTCTCTTCCTTGTCAGTTATAGGTTGTAACACAGATACCCAGATATCGAGACAACCAATAGCAGTGCCTGGTTCAGATACCAATGATCCCTCAGTAAAGAATTTTTCAGATGGCTTGG GAATTACCAACAGTGATGAGCTTTGCGTCGCTTCGTCAGCTGGGATGTCTTCTCTTGTTGCTCAGCAAAGCACAGAAGGGAAAGATGCTAACTTAACAGCAACAAACAATTGTGACAAACTGAGATCCACTGAAACTGAAG AAAACAACCTTCTTCGGTTCACTTTGTCTGAAAGTAATCCTGAGGCCCGCTTAGTGGATCATGATGGTGGCAATCTAAGTTCATCTGAACCAAATTGTGGTTCACCAACTGTCATTAGTTGCAATGAGCATACCCTAGAAGAAACAGGACTTATAGAAAGCAATAGATCATCACAAGATCCTGGAGCTCCTGCTTCAACAAAAGATTCTAGTAGGTCTAAATGCACCGTTCAAGATTCTCAAGTGAGTGAGACATTGAAAGATGATGGGAACTTTACATTTGTAGTTCAGCCAGATGCAAATCTTTCCCAAAAGGACAGCACCAAGGATCTGACACCCTTCTCGAATATGCAGTCCTTCAAACTGCCTCAG ATGTCTGAGGAGATTTCTCAGGGATGTCCTGGTCAATCTATAAAAGAGAGTACTAGCACTATTAGCAAGATGACTTTAGAAGACAAAAGAAAGCAAGTTTCTGCTTTTGCAACTAGAAAGATAGGCATTTCAAAAGGTGATGCTAAAGAAAAGTCAGAAGAAAAACAAGGTAAAGGAAGGAAAAAGGCCCCATACGATACCTCATCTGTCCCTGATAGATCCACAAGAAGCAAAACCCATATGGAGGATATACAGCATCGTCTCTTTGTTGAGACCAATACTACAAAATCGTCCTGTTCTCCAAGTGTTCAAGCATCCAATCTACCAGATTTAAACACATCAGTACCCTCTGCTCTGTTTCTCCAGCCTTTCACAGATTTGCAACAAGTACAGTTGCGTGCTCAGATTTTTGTGTATGGATCACTCAT CCAAGGTGTCCTTCCCGATCAGGCTTGTATGGTACCAGCCTTTGGGGGAACTG TAGATGGAGGAAGGAGCTTATGGGAGCAAGTGTGGCATTCTGCTGCACAAAGGCTTTATAACCATAAATCTCCCAATAGTTCTGGCACACATTTGCATTGTCATTCAG AACAAGGGATCAGCTGCACCCCATTTCAGAGCAAGGTTCTGAATTCCCCTGCTAGCTGGAGGGACAGCAAGGTCCCAAATTCATCAACACAAAGTTCCAATGTGTCTTTGCAGTCAGCTTTCCACTCTCATGCAGGAGGCACCCACTTGGACTCCAGTCAATCTCTATCACCATTGCATCCCTATCAAACTTCTCAGATCAGGCAATATTTGACCAACTTCACTCCTTGGTTATCTCAGAGCTCTCACCCGGCTTCATGGTTTTTTTCACCACAAAGTTTACCTATTGATTCTAGTTCATATAACTCTCCAATACCTGTTGCTGAAACAGTTCAAGTAACAACTGTTAGAGACTCTTCTATACCTCATACCTCAAACATGCAACTCACTTCCTCTGGTTCCTTACTGCCTAATCAGGGTGCCAACAGTGTTTCGGCAGCATTAATTGTGCCAAGTGAGACAGAAAGTAGAGAAGCAACTCCTgcaattactaagaattcatccgTTAGTGAAAAGtccaggaagaggaagaaggtttCTGCATCGGAGGGGCCTGTGCCAAAAATTTCTGTTTCTCAACCCCAAGGAGTATCtgcttcttctccttttattaaTCTGCCTAATTCTGCAGAACTTTCTTTATATTCTAATTCTTCAAGTACTGTTACATCTGCTGGTCATGTTTCAGCTGCCTCTTACCCCATTACTATGCCTTACTACCAAATATTAGGCAGTAGTCATACTCAACAGAGGGGCATCGTCATCAAAGAGGCTTGCAATCAAATTGAGCAGTCGAAGCTGCAAGCTGAAAATGCTTCTGCTTATGCTGCTTCTGCTGTCAGGCACAGCCAAGTTATTTGGGAACAGATGGCTATTCAAAGAAAATCATGCCTTGCATTAGAAGTCGAACAGAAACTTGCATCTGCAGCTGTTGCAGCGACGGCAGCTGCTTCTGTTGCAAAGGCAGCTGCTGAAGTTGCTAAGGTTGCATCTGAGGCTGCAGTACAGGCTAAATTGATGGCAGATGAGACTTTAAATTCTCTTAATACAGGAACCACTCAAATTTCTGAAATCTGCCTTGACATCAGGAAGAATCTGTTGACATCAACTCCTGTTCTAATCCCTAAGAGCCAGGATAAGATCCATGGTTCTTGTTCAATCATTTCTACTGCACGAGAGGCCACCAGAAAGAGGGCTGAAGCAGCTTCTGCTACTATAAAGCGAGCAGAGAACTTGGAAGCCATACTGAAATGTGCAGAAATGGCTGCAGAAGCTGTATCACAAGCTGGAACAGTCATTACAATGGGGGATCCCTTTCCATCCTCAATATGTGATTTAGTAGAAGCAGGTCCTGAAGGTCATTGGaaactttgttgtgcaactataaaAAAGAGAATTGAAACAAATGATGTACAGGTTGGAGAAAATCTCCCTTTAGATGTGGCTGGTGATCTTGAGATAATTACAGTACAATCAACTGACCATCACGGGAGGCAGAAAATTTCTGTTATGGAGGAAATGACTCCCAATAATAAGAAAATGATTTTAGAGAATAATTATGAAG GATGTAATATAGAAAATGGATCACAAACTATTCCGACTTTTAGAGCTGCAAGCGAACCTATGCAAGGAAGTAACATTCAGAAAGGTTCACTTGTTGAG GTTGTAGCTGATGAAGATGGTCTTAGAGGAGCTTGGTTTTCTGCGCAGGTTCTTGATGTCAAAGATGGTAAAGCATATGTGTGCTACAAAGATCTTCTTTCTGATGAAG GCCATGAGAAGCTTAAGGAGTGGATACCACTTGAATCCAAAAGTGATCAACGACCTAGAATACGTGTAGCACATCCTGTAATTGTGACTAAATCTGAAGGAACAAGGAAGCGACAGAGAGAGGTTGCAGGCAATTGCACTTGGGCAGTTGGAGACAGGGTAGATGCATTGTTACGTGATGG TTGGTGGGAAGGGATTGTCACTGAGAAGAGTCGAGATGATGAAAGCAAGTTAACTGTCCATTTTCCAG CTGGTGGTGATTCGTCAATTGTTAGATCTTGGAATCTACGACCATCACTTATCTGGAAGGATGGCCAATGGATAGAATGGTCCCAAGCTAAAGAAAGA GGTGATACACCATATGGGAAACATGCAAAACTAGGCCATTTCAATTCCACAAACAAGTCAGAAACAGGTGAGGAAGGAATGACAACTTTGTCAAGTAACATTCGCACAGATGATTCGAGGAAGCTGGAAGAGTTAAGGCCACTTAATTTGTCAGCAAAAGATTTAACATTTTCTGTTGGAAGCAATGTGGGTGAGGATAATAACACTGATGTGTTTAAGGTAAGACGAGCTGGCCTTCAGAAAGATGGTTCTAAGGTGGTATTTGGTGTTCCTAAGCCtgggaagaaaagaaaatttatggAAGTAAGCAAACACTACAACACAGATAAGATTGAAAAGACAATTGAAGTGAGTGATTCTATAAAATTTGCAAAATATTTGATGCCACAAGCATCCCACTCTTGGAGAAATACCTCAAAAGTTGACGTTAAAGGAAGAGGGATCACTAACTTGAACAGAAGGGGCCCAAAGTCCTTGAGGTCTCAGAATGTTCAGTCTAGGAGTGCCATGGATAAGTCTGTCACCGCTGTAGCAATCTTAAATGGGGGCGAAAGCAGTCTTGGAACTTCTTTTAGCAACGAAGAGATAAAGAACTCAGTGGAAACTGGTTCTTTTTCACATGCTCTTAAAAAGGTAGAATTGGCAGTGATAGAGCCTCCTTTGCAATTTGTACCTGGTGTCCTGTCACTCGAGAAGAAATCTTCAGCTGAGGCTGAGATgggggagaaagaaaaggaaaatgatTTACCTTCTGTTGATAAGTTGTCCAGATCTGATATTAAGGGTTCTGAAATTCCTGGAAAAGGATCTGCTGATGTTGTTGAACCCCGGAGATCCAATCGTAGAATTCAGCCAACTTCAAGA TTACTGGAAGGATTGCAAAGCTCTCTGATTGTATCAAAGAGTCCACTTGATAGAGGTGGCAAGTCTTTACATAGAGGTGTATCAGCTTCAAGAG CAGGGCAGAATCATGGATGA